In Synechococcus sp. PCC 6312, one genomic interval encodes:
- a CDS encoding cation diffusion facilitator family transporter: protein MSHSHHHHHGHSHTPKQFTQAFQIGLILNISLVVLEVVAGLWSNSLALLSDAGHNLSDVLGLVLAWGASYLARRKTSAQKTYGWRKASILAALFNAIFLMVVTGGLAWEALKRLMNPGPVEEITVIWVASLALVINGGTAWLFAAGRKGDLNIRGAFLHMMSDALVSLGVIVAAVLILLTGWFWLDPLVTLLIGILIIYTTWDLLRDALTLSLDGVPKSIDTQAVRDYLNHRPGVGQIHDLHIWAMSTTETALTAHLVMESGYPGDCFLHETTAELQAHFGIDHATLQIELGDSPQACTLIHDPHGY from the coding sequence ATGAGCCATTCCCATCATCACCATCACGGACATTCCCATACTCCCAAGCAGTTTACCCAGGCCTTTCAGATTGGCTTGATCTTAAATATAAGTCTGGTGGTTCTAGAAGTTGTGGCTGGCTTGTGGTCTAATTCCTTGGCCCTGCTGAGTGATGCGGGTCATAACCTGAGTGATGTTTTGGGCTTGGTGCTGGCCTGGGGAGCAAGTTATTTGGCCCGGCGGAAAACCTCGGCGCAAAAAACCTACGGTTGGCGGAAGGCTTCGATTTTGGCTGCCTTGTTTAATGCCATTTTTTTGATGGTGGTGACAGGAGGCCTGGCCTGGGAGGCTCTCAAACGGTTAATGAACCCTGGCCCAGTGGAAGAGATTACGGTGATCTGGGTGGCCAGTTTAGCCTTGGTCATTAATGGCGGCACGGCCTGGCTGTTTGCGGCAGGGCGAAAGGGAGATTTGAATATTCGGGGGGCGTTTCTGCACATGATGTCCGATGCTTTGGTCTCCTTGGGGGTCATTGTCGCCGCAGTTTTGATTCTCCTGACAGGTTGGTTTTGGTTAGACCCCCTGGTGACATTACTGATTGGCATCTTGATTATCTATACAACCTGGGATTTATTGCGGGATGCTTTGACCCTCAGTTTAGATGGTGTGCCGAAGTCCATTGATACCCAGGCCGTGCGGGACTATCTCAATCACAGGCCTGGAGTCGGACAAATCCATGATCTCCATATTTGGGCAATGAGCACAACTGAAACGGCTTTGACGGCCCACCTCGTCATGGAGTCGGGGTATCCAGGGGATTGCTTTTTGCATGAGACTACGGCGGAACTCCAGGCTCATTTTGGGATTGACCATGCCACGTTACAAATTGAACTGGGTGATTCGCCCCAGGCCTGTACTTTAATCCATGACCCCCACGGTTATTGA
- the murD gene encoding UDP-N-acetylmuramoyl-L-alanine--D-glutamate ligase, whose product MPDSPLPVAHVIGLGKSGIAAAQLLQGQGWQVILSDRGQSATLEAQAKQLQSQGIQVLLNYSFTWPLAPEPKLIPPELVVISPGVPWHNPGLVAARQAGIPVIGEVELAWQTLRDIPWVGITGTNGKTTTTALTAAIFQAAGLQAPACGNIGYSICDVARSQKFQHQTLDWVIAEISSYQLESKPTLVPKIAIWTTLTPDHLERHGSLDNYCAAKCILLDQAQYQVLNGDDPYLRRNLVERYPQAWWTSTRGVGDLPNGGERGVYIQGGWVMTGSEKLFPATALKMPGVHNQQNLLLAVAAAHLAGISPEAMLTGISHFPGVAHRLEHIVTWQGIEFINDSKATNYDAAEIGLTAVSGPVILIAGGQSKKGEAQAWLQLIQQKVVQVFLIGDAAREFSELLTGVGYGAWENVQTLDQAMIKAKELAPQVKAKTILFSPACASFDQYRNFEERGDHFRQLCPHERTP is encoded by the coding sequence ATGCCTGATTCGCCGCTCCCTGTTGCGCATGTGATTGGCCTGGGCAAGTCGGGAATAGCAGCGGCCCAACTCCTCCAGGGGCAAGGATGGCAAGTTATCCTGAGCGATCGGGGACAATCCGCAACCTTAGAAGCCCAGGCCAAGCAACTTCAGTCCCAAGGGATTCAAGTTTTGCTCAATTACAGTTTTACCTGGCCTCTTGCGCCTGAACCCAAGCTTATACCCCCTGAATTAGTGGTGATTAGTCCGGGAGTTCCTTGGCATAACCCAGGCCTGGTGGCGGCCCGTCAAGCAGGGATTCCAGTGATTGGGGAAGTGGAATTGGCCTGGCAAACCTTGCGGGATATTCCTTGGGTCGGGATTACAGGCACTAATGGCAAAACCACCACCACAGCCTTAACGGCGGCCATTTTCCAAGCAGCAGGTCTCCAAGCCCCAGCCTGTGGCAATATTGGCTATTCCATTTGTGATGTGGCTCGGTCGCAAAAATTTCAACACCAGACCCTGGATTGGGTGATTGCCGAAATTAGTAGTTATCAACTGGAATCGAAGCCAACCCTTGTCCCTAAAATTGCTATCTGGACAACCTTAACCCCAGATCATCTGGAACGACACGGCAGTTTAGATAATTACTGTGCTGCTAAATGCATATTACTTGACCAGGCCCAGTATCAAGTCCTCAATGGTGATGACCCCTATTTACGCCGAAATCTAGTTGAACGGTATCCCCAGGCCTGGTGGACCAGTACAAGGGGGGTAGGCGATTTACCCAATGGGGGAGAGCGGGGGGTTTATATCCAAGGGGGATGGGTGATGACAGGGAGCGAAAAACTATTCCCGGCGACTGCCCTGAAAATGCCTGGAGTTCACAATCAACAGAATTTATTATTAGCGGTTGCAGCGGCCCATTTGGCGGGTATTTCACCAGAAGCGATGTTGACGGGGATTAGTCATTTTCCTGGAGTCGCCCATCGATTAGAGCATATTGTGACGTGGCAAGGGATTGAGTTTATTAATGACAGTAAAGCTACCAATTATGACGCTGCGGAAATTGGCTTAACGGCGGTTTCTGGGCCAGTCATTTTGATTGCTGGAGGACAAAGTAAAAAAGGAGAAGCCCAGGCCTGGTTACAGTTAATTCAACAAAAAGTCGTCCAAGTGTTTTTGATTGGGGACGCAGCCAGAGAATTTAGCGAACTCTTAACAGGGGTTGGTTACGGGGCCTGGGAAAATGTGCAAACCTTGGATCAAGCCATGATCAAAGCCAAGGAACTCGCTCCCCAAGTCAAGGCAAAAACGATTCTCTTTTCCCCGGCCTGTGCCAGCTTTGACCAATATCGAAACTTTGAAGAACGGGGCGACCATTTCCGTCAGCTTTGCCCACATGAACGAACCCCATAG
- the dcd gene encoding dCTP deaminase, whose translation MIKNDRWIVEQARLGMITPFEAAQVRKVDQDGTLIPVISYGVSSYGYDIRLSPQEMLVFKHIPGTVVNPKNFNPGNLEPVELQTDPYGSYFIIPANSYGLGVSLESIQMPPNVTAICLGKSTYARVGLIVNITPLEAGWAGEGITLEFSNASSADCRVYANEGVAQLLFFEGDPCETTYADRQGKYQNQSGRVTLAKV comes from the coding sequence ATGATTAAAAATGACCGCTGGATTGTTGAGCAGGCCCGTTTGGGGATGATTACACCCTTTGAAGCGGCCCAAGTTCGCAAAGTTGATCAGGATGGGACTTTAATCCCTGTCATTAGCTATGGGGTTTCCAGTTACGGCTATGATATTCGCCTATCGCCCCAAGAGATGTTGGTGTTTAAGCATATTCCCGGAACCGTTGTGAATCCGAAGAATTTTAATCCCGGCAATTTGGAGCCAGTGGAATTACAGACAGACCCGTATGGCAGCTATTTCATTATTCCCGCCAATTCCTATGGCCTGGGAGTTAGCTTAGAGTCTATCCAGATGCCCCCAAACGTTACAGCCATTTGCCTGGGGAAAAGTACCTATGCTCGGGTTGGCCTGATCGTCAACATTACACCTCTAGAAGCAGGGTGGGCCGGCGAGGGAATTACCTTAGAGTTTTCCAATGCCTCGAGTGCCGACTGTCGGGTCTATGCCAATGAGGGAGTCGCCCAGTTACTCTTTTTTGAGGGTGACCCTTGCGAAACCACCTATGCTGACCGTCAAGGCAAATATCAAAACCAATCCGGTCGGGTTACGCTGGCTAAGGTTTAG
- a CDS encoding carboxylesterase: protein MGMFTSQLRNEPFFLPGRDLNRACLMLHGLGAGTYELQILAEHLHQQGNTVKAILYPGHDQPQANMPNSTWQQWYKAVETAYLGLKETYSEIDVIGFSTGCPLGLYLASHYRIRKLVCLCPYLSLKQPPYSPVPLESLIKSVGYLLPQVPRLDLPFRDPTLKAQVNRVKFYKTFNLVAVRSAMELIETVKPLIPEITVPTLIIQARHDTVVNPQGAVYLYETLGATIKKLAWCENSDHIVTLDYDRDQVAAEVTAFLN from the coding sequence ATGGGTATGTTTACCAGCCAGTTAAGGAATGAACCGTTTTTTCTGCCAGGTCGCGATCTCAACCGAGCCTGTTTAATGCTCCATGGCCTGGGGGCTGGAACCTATGAACTGCAAATCCTGGCGGAACATCTGCATCAACAAGGGAACACCGTCAAAGCTATTCTCTATCCCGGCCATGATCAGCCCCAAGCCAATATGCCCAACTCCACCTGGCAACAGTGGTACAAAGCGGTAGAAACGGCCTATTTAGGGTTAAAAGAGACCTACTCGGAAATTGATGTGATTGGCTTTTCCACAGGCTGCCCCTTGGGGTTATATCTAGCGAGTCATTATCGGATCCGGAAATTAGTCTGTCTGTGTCCATATCTGTCCTTAAAACAACCTCCGTATTCTCCAGTTCCTTTGGAATCTCTGATCAAATCCGTTGGCTATCTCCTACCCCAAGTTCCCCGTCTCGACTTACCTTTCCGAGACCCAACTTTGAAAGCACAGGTTAATCGAGTGAAGTTTTATAAGACATTTAACTTGGTTGCGGTTCGCAGTGCAATGGAGCTAATTGAGACAGTCAAGCCCTTGATTCCAGAAATTACTGTACCGACACTGATTATCCAGGCCCGCCATGATACGGTTGTGAATCCTCAAGGAGCGGTTTACCTCTATGAAACGCTGGGGGCAACAATCAAAAAACTGGCCTGGTGCGAAAATTCTGATCACATTGTTACTCTTGACTATGATCGCGACCAAGTTGCTGCGGAAGTGACTGCATTCTTGAACTAG
- the tsf gene encoding translation elongation factor Ts codes for MAEISAKLVKELRDKTGAGMMDCKKALTESDADMEKAIEWLRQKGLASAGKKSGRVTAEGLVDSYIHTGGRIGVLVEVNCETDFVARNEAFKELVQNIAKQIAACPNVEYVAIEDIPAAVVENERKIAMGSDALAGKKEEVKAKIVQGKLDKTLREMCLLDQAYIRDQNISVAELVTQSIAQLGENIKIRRFQRFILGEGIEKVESNLAAEVAAQTQAKPEPAPAPTPEPEPTPEPAPKATKAKTTRSSRSKAK; via the coding sequence ATGGCAGAAATTTCAGCAAAGCTAGTTAAGGAACTTCGGGATAAGACCGGGGCGGGGATGATGGACTGTAAAAAGGCCCTCACTGAGTCCGATGCCGATATGGAAAAGGCGATTGAATGGCTGCGGCAAAAGGGCCTGGCCTCTGCGGGCAAAAAGTCGGGTCGGGTGACAGCCGAGGGCCTGGTAGATAGCTATATTCACACCGGTGGTCGGATTGGTGTCTTGGTCGAAGTCAACTGCGAAACGGACTTTGTCGCCCGGAATGAAGCCTTTAAGGAGTTAGTCCAAAATATCGCTAAACAAATTGCCGCTTGCCCGAATGTGGAATATGTAGCGATTGAGGACATCCCCGCTGCCGTAGTAGAAAATGAGCGAAAAATTGCCATGGGCTCGGATGCCTTGGCCGGAAAAAAAGAGGAAGTCAAAGCGAAAATTGTCCAAGGAAAATTGGATAAGACCTTGCGGGAAATGTGCCTCCTCGACCAGGCCTACATTCGGGATCAAAACATCAGCGTGGCCGAGTTGGTGACTCAATCCATTGCTCAGTTGGGTGAGAACATCAAGATTCGCCGGTTTCAACGCTTTATCCTCGGAGAAGGGATTGAGAAAGTCGAATCCAACCTTGCCGCTGAAGTTGCTGCCCAAACCCAGGCCAAGCCTGAACCGGCCCCTGCTCCTACTCCAGAACCCGAACCCACTCCAGAACCTGCCCCAAAAGCCACGAAGGCCAAAACAACCCGTTCCAGCCGGAGCAAGGCCAAATAG
- the rpsB gene encoding 30S ribosomal protein S2: protein MSVLSLAQLLEAGVHFGHQARRWNPKMSRYIFTVRNGVHIIDLVQTAQLVDEAYNYVREASESGKKFLFVGTKRQAAGIVHQEAARCGGYFINQRWLGGMLTNWTTIKTRVDRLKELERMEETGQIALRPKQEAAVLRRELARLQKYLGGIKNMRRLPDVAVIVDVKREYNAVQECQKLGIPIVALLDTNCDPDQVDIPVPANDDAIRSIKLIVGKLADAIYEGRHGQVEEADLGDGAEEDYPDAEDETLDSLPNVEEESDADGDSKDEN, encoded by the coding sequence ATGTCTGTTTTAAGTCTGGCTCAACTCTTAGAAGCCGGGGTTCACTTTGGCCACCAAGCGCGCCGCTGGAATCCCAAAATGTCTCGCTACATCTTCACGGTTCGTAATGGGGTTCACATCATTGACCTCGTGCAAACGGCCCAACTGGTGGATGAAGCCTATAACTATGTCCGGGAAGCCTCTGAATCTGGCAAGAAGTTTTTGTTTGTGGGTACGAAACGGCAAGCCGCTGGAATTGTCCATCAAGAAGCCGCCCGTTGTGGGGGATATTTCATCAATCAACGCTGGTTAGGGGGAATGCTGACCAACTGGACAACGATTAAAACGCGGGTGGATCGCCTGAAGGAACTGGAACGGATGGAAGAAACCGGCCAGATTGCCCTCCGTCCCAAACAAGAGGCAGCGGTGCTCCGGCGGGAATTAGCCCGGTTGCAGAAATATCTGGGTGGGATTAAAAATATGCGCCGCTTACCCGATGTGGCTGTGATTGTGGATGTGAAGCGGGAATATAACGCCGTCCAAGAATGCCAAAAACTGGGGATTCCGATTGTGGCCTTGCTCGACACCAACTGCGATCCAGATCAAGTGGATATTCCAGTTCCGGCTAATGATGATGCCATTCGTTCGATTAAGCTGATTGTGGGCAAGTTGGCCGATGCGATCTATGAAGGGCGGCACGGGCAAGTGGAAGAGGCAGATCTCGGTGATGGGGCCGAGGAGGACTATCCTGATGCTGAAGATGAAACCCTTGACAGCTTGCCCAACGTTGAGGAAGAGTCAGACGCAGACGGTGATTCCAAGGATGAGAACTAA
- a CDS encoding DUF1902 domain-containing protein has product MVNPHRYKVEAFWDQDAEVWIAQSEDVAGLVTESPTLEELTLKLKQMIPELLVANHLITPNTRQSITFELTTRREEYISVA; this is encoded by the coding sequence ATGGTTAACCCGCATCGGTATAAAGTTGAAGCTTTTTGGGATCAGGATGCCGAAGTCTGGATCGCCCAAAGTGAGGATGTTGCTGGTTTAGTCACGGAGTCCCCAACCTTGGAGGAATTAACCCTCAAACTCAAGCAGATGATCCCGGAGTTACTGGTAGCAAATCATCTTATTACGCCGAATACCAGGCAGAGTATTACATTTGAACTCACAACCAGACGGGAAGAATACATCTCCGTAGCTTAA
- a CDS encoding RluA family pseudouridine synthase translates to MVPITVQDELPHILTFQAPAAFSRLDQCLRQAQPEISRSRWQQLIEQGQVQVNGVTTYLKKLPIKVGDVIEAELPKPQACELVPEAIPLDVLYEDDQIILINKPVGLVVHPAPGHDSGTLVHALLAHCPDLPGIGGQLRPGIVHRLDKDTSGVMMVAKTESALQHLQAQIKARTARREYLGLVQGVPPTPIGTINAPIGRHPTHRKKMAVTELERGRAAITHWSVQERLGHYTLVLFQLDTGRTHQIRVHAAHAGWPIVGDPVYGSTGKVVGRALTGQLLHAYQLTLHHPLTNKQLTLTAPLPPIFAQLLQALRRQT, encoded by the coding sequence ATGGTTCCAATCACTGTTCAAGATGAGTTGCCCCACATTCTCACATTCCAGGCCCCAGCAGCTTTTTCCCGCTTAGATCAATGTCTTAGACAGGCCCAGCCTGAAATTTCCCGCTCTCGGTGGCAACAGCTAATTGAACAAGGCCAGGTGCAGGTTAATGGCGTTACGACTTATCTGAAAAAGTTACCCATCAAAGTTGGGGATGTGATTGAAGCCGAGTTACCTAAACCCCAGGCCTGTGAATTAGTCCCAGAAGCGATTCCCCTTGATGTCTTATATGAAGATGACCAAATTATTCTAATTAACAAGCCCGTGGGATTAGTCGTTCATCCGGCCCCTGGCCATGATTCTGGCACGTTAGTTCATGCATTGTTGGCCCATTGTCCAGACTTACCGGGAATTGGGGGGCAACTGCGGCCTGGAATTGTCCATCGCCTCGATAAAGATACCAGTGGCGTGATGATGGTGGCCAAGACCGAATCTGCCCTCCAACATCTCCAAGCCCAGATTAAAGCCAGAACGGCAAGGCGCGAGTATTTAGGCCTGGTGCAAGGTGTCCCCCCCACTCCAATTGGGACGATTAATGCCCCCATTGGCCGCCATCCCACCCACCGCAAAAAAATGGCTGTGACTGAACTTGAGCGGGGGCGCGCGGCCATCACCCATTGGTCAGTGCAAGAACGTTTGGGGCATTACACCCTAGTCTTATTTCAGTTGGACACTGGGCGTACCCATCAAATCCGTGTCCATGCGGCCCATGCGGGTTGGCCCATTGTTGGCGATCCGGTTTATGGCTCCACCGGGAAAGTTGTGGGTCGGGCCTTAACCGGACAACTGCTCCATGCCTACCAATTAACCCTCCATCATCCGCTGACGAATAAGCAATTAACCCTAACAGCCCCCCTGCCACCTATTTTTGCCCAACTGCTCCAGGCCCTCCGCCGTCAGACATAA
- a CDS encoding HD family phosphohydrolase — protein MQQICVQGAAIKLRPMNPSPKTTLPPVDVLSHDPRGLVTELLAVGTALSATENLSDLLTLILTKSREITCSDAGSVFLVDRQAHPPNLWFKTAQNDTHPELSLHEFFIPLNAESLVGYVALTGEILNIPDAYEIPQAETYQFNRSFDDNLGYRTRSVLVIPMQNAEGEIIGVLQLLNRKIRADIKITPDNATDVTVPYSHWEEAILRSLASQAAVSIERNHLLESIEKLFEGFVTASVQAIEARDKITAGHSERVADLTLRLAAEVNDQAGIGAFVGVGFDQRQLQELRYAALLHDFGKVGVPEVILSKEKKLYPLQLEIIRQRFHFVRRTLELECNQAKLDYLQANPHHDPDAGTCDHCQQLRQFDLQLQAQLQNLDRYWQVVEIANEPKVLAEEPLGILQELTSWHYKDINGHLQPLVTIAELEQLLVRRGNLTPQERLAIESHVTHTYEFLRRIPWTSSLKDVPIIAYGHHERLNGTGYPLGIADIPLQTQMLTIADIYDALTAADRPYKKSLPVPIALKILHQEAESNQINRDLVLLFEQKQVFQVLGHGLAD, from the coding sequence GTGCAGCAAATCTGTGTCCAAGGCGCGGCGATCAAGCTCAGGCCGATGAACCCCTCCCCGAAAACGACTCTTCCCCCAGTAGATGTTTTGAGCCATGATCCGCGGGGCCTGGTCACAGAACTTCTGGCCGTCGGTACAGCCCTATCCGCCACCGAGAATTTAAGCGACTTACTCACCCTCATTCTGACCAAAAGCCGAGAAATTACCTGTAGTGATGCCGGGAGCGTTTTTTTAGTCGATCGCCAGGCCCATCCCCCCAACCTCTGGTTTAAGACGGCCCAAAATGATACCCATCCGGAACTGTCTCTCCATGAGTTTTTCATTCCCTTAAATGCAGAAAGTTTAGTCGGCTATGTGGCCCTGACCGGAGAAATTCTCAACATCCCGGATGCCTATGAAATCCCCCAGGCCGAGACCTATCAATTTAATCGTTCCTTTGATGACAATCTGGGCTATCGCACTCGCTCGGTTCTAGTGATTCCAATGCAAAATGCCGAGGGGGAGATTATTGGCGTGCTACAACTTCTGAACCGAAAAATCCGTGCCGATATTAAAATTACGCCCGATAATGCCACAGACGTGACCGTTCCCTACAGTCATTGGGAAGAAGCCATTCTACGGTCTCTCGCCAGCCAGGCCGCTGTCTCCATTGAGCGTAATCATCTCTTAGAAAGTATTGAAAAGCTCTTTGAAGGCTTTGTCACGGCATCTGTCCAGGCCATTGAAGCTCGGGATAAAATCACCGCTGGACATTCGGAACGGGTTGCAGACTTAACCTTACGTTTGGCAGCCGAAGTCAATGATCAGGCAGGGATTGGGGCCTTTGTTGGGGTTGGCTTTGATCAGCGGCAATTGCAAGAACTGCGCTATGCGGCCCTACTGCATGATTTTGGCAAAGTTGGGGTTCCCGAAGTCATTTTAAGCAAGGAGAAAAAACTCTATCCCTTGCAACTGGAAATCATTCGCCAACGCTTTCATTTTGTTCGCCGCACCTTAGAGTTGGAATGTAACCAGGCCAAGCTGGACTATCTTCAGGCCAATCCCCACCACGACCCTGACGCTGGGACTTGCGATCACTGCCAACAACTGCGGCAATTTGATTTACAACTACAAGCCCAACTCCAGAACCTAGATCGCTATTGGCAGGTGGTTGAGATTGCCAATGAACCCAAAGTCCTCGCTGAAGAACCCCTAGGGATTTTACAAGAACTGACCAGTTGGCATTACAAAGATATTAATGGCCACCTACAGCCCCTCGTGACGATAGCAGAACTGGAGCAACTCCTCGTCCGGCGCGGTAACCTCACCCCCCAAGAGCGGCTGGCGATTGAATCCCATGTCACCCATACCTATGAATTTCTGCGGCGGATTCCCTGGACGAGTTCCCTCAAAGACGTACCCATTATTGCCTATGGTCACCATGAACGTTTGAATGGCACAGGTTATCCCTTGGGAATTGCAGATATTCCATTACAGACTCAAATGTTGACCATCGCCGATATTTATGATGCTTTAACTGCGGCAGATCGCCCCTACAAAAAAAGCTTGCCTGTCCCGATTGCCCTGAAAATTCTGCACCAAGAGGCCGAATCCAACCAAATCAACCGAGATCTCGTCCTTCTCTTTGAACAAAAGCAGGTTTTCCAAGTTCTTGGGCATGGCCTAGCAGATTAA
- a CDS encoding Rrf2 family transcriptional regulator, giving the protein MELSCKSEYALLAVLELAAAYREQEPLQIRQIAALHDIPDRYLEQLLATLRRRGIIRSIRGAKGGYILAKEPWKTSLFEVMDCIEGLENQNKGSNATPETIDQGVVREIWREAWGAANQVLQDYTLQDLCERRLAKRQLDIMYYI; this is encoded by the coding sequence ATGGAACTCTCCTGTAAAAGTGAATATGCGCTTCTAGCGGTCTTAGAGCTTGCAGCAGCCTACCGCGAACAAGAACCGTTGCAAATTCGCCAAATTGCGGCCCTCCATGACATTCCTGATCGCTATTTAGAACAATTACTGGCAACTTTGCGGCGGCGGGGGATTATTCGCAGTATTCGGGGGGCGAAGGGGGGATATATTTTGGCCAAAGAACCTTGGAAAACCTCCCTGTTTGAGGTCATGGATTGCATTGAGGGCCTAGAAAATCAAAATAAAGGCTCCAACGCAACCCCAGAAACCATAGATCAAGGCGTAGTCCGGGAAATTTGGCGCGAGGCCTGGGGGGCGGCGAATCAGGTACTACAGGACTATACTTTGCAAGATTTGTGTGAACGCCGTCTTGCTAAACGCCAACTTGACATCATGTACTACATCTAG